Proteins encoded in a region of the Planococcus shixiaomingii genome:
- a CDS encoding aldo/keto reductase has product MKTVNLGSGSLKVSEIGFGCMSLPNDAKQAQAIIDEAITSGITYFDTADLYDKGKNEELVGNALKGRRQDIILATKVGNQWNPDNDEVKWNATKPYILDQVHNSLKRLQTDYIDLYQLHGGMITDDAEETIDAFESLKKDGLIREYGISSIRPNVIKRFLDKSDIVSIMMQYSLFDRRPEEWLESIGESGRSVVTRGTLAKGLLTNEGLKRAQKMGGYLSYSESELTDVLRKLMDIHDNVHALSLHSVLQNKTVASVVAGASSPEQLKETLAAYDESVSLEQLGAARKATKLDIYQDHRV; this is encoded by the coding sequence ATGAAAACAGTAAATCTAGGAAGCGGTTCGTTGAAAGTAAGTGAAATTGGTTTCGGATGCATGTCACTGCCTAACGATGCAAAGCAAGCACAAGCCATTATTGACGAAGCCATCACAAGCGGCATCACTTATTTTGATACGGCGGACTTATATGACAAAGGAAAAAATGAAGAACTTGTAGGCAACGCTTTAAAAGGCCGGCGCCAAGATATCATACTCGCCACGAAAGTCGGCAACCAGTGGAATCCTGATAACGATGAAGTTAAATGGAATGCCACTAAGCCTTATATACTCGACCAAGTGCACAACAGCCTGAAAAGACTGCAAACCGACTATATCGACTTGTATCAACTGCATGGCGGCATGATTACGGATGATGCCGAAGAGACGATCGACGCTTTTGAATCGTTGAAAAAAGATGGGCTGATCCGGGAATACGGCATTTCTTCTATTCGCCCGAACGTTATTAAACGCTTTTTGGACAAGAGCGATATTGTTTCCATTATGATGCAGTATAGTTTATTCGACCGGCGCCCGGAAGAATGGCTGGAAAGCATCGGCGAATCCGGCCGCTCTGTCGTCACACGCGGAACGTTGGCAAAGGGACTTTTGACGAATGAAGGACTGAAGCGTGCTCAAAAAATGGGCGGCTATCTATCTTACAGCGAAAGTGAATTAACGGATGTTTTACGGAAATTGATGGATATCCACGACAACGTTCATGCCCTCTCTCTCCATAGCGTCCTGCAAAACAAGACAGTCGCTTCTGTAGTTGCTGGAGCCAGTTCGCCTGAGCAATTGAAAGAAACTTTGGCCGCTTATGATGAATCCGTCTCGTTGGAACAGCTGGGCGCAGCGAGAAAAGCAACCAAGCTAGACATTTACCAGGATCACCGCGTCTAA
- a CDS encoding winged helix-turn-helix transcriptional regulator — translation MGHVCEREFSCEKELTLAVIGGKWKMLILWHLGKEGTKRFNELKRLIPGITQRMLVTQLRELESDFIIHREIYPVVPPKVEYSLTPQGESLMPILENMYEWGISYKSFLDIAIPASEAEDTKAK, via the coding sequence ATGGGACATGTATGTGAGCGGGAGTTTAGCTGTGAGAAAGAATTGACGCTTGCGGTCATCGGCGGAAAATGGAAAATGCTGATCTTATGGCATCTCGGCAAAGAAGGAACCAAACGGTTTAACGAGCTGAAAAGGCTGATACCCGGGATTACGCAGCGTATGCTGGTTACTCAGCTTCGCGAATTGGAGTCGGACTTTATCATTCACCGGGAAATTTATCCGGTCGTGCCACCCAAAGTGGAATATTCGTTGACGCCACAAGGCGAATCTCTGATGCCGATACTGGAGAATATGTACGAATGGGGCATATCGTATAAAAGTTTTTTAGACATAGCAATACCTGCTTCAGAAGCTGAAGATACAAAAGCTAAATAA
- the hxlA gene encoding 3-hexulose-6-phosphate synthase → MKLQLALDLVNIPQAIELVREVEQHIDIVEIGTPVINMEGLKAVSEVKAAFPNLTVLADVKIMDAAGYEVANASAAGADIVTILAQAEDASIKGAVEEAKKQGKEILVDMIAVKDIKTRAIELDALGADYICVHTGYDLQAEGKDSFADLRTIKSVVKNSKVAIAGGIKLETLAEVIKEQPDLIVVGGGITSKDDKKAEAEKIYSMIQEGAAV, encoded by the coding sequence ATGAAATTACAATTAGCATTAGACTTAGTGAATATACCTCAAGCGATCGAGCTTGTTAGAGAAGTAGAGCAACATATTGACATCGTAGAAATCGGTACACCGGTCATCAATATGGAAGGGCTTAAAGCAGTCTCAGAGGTTAAAGCCGCTTTCCCGAACTTGACTGTTCTTGCTGACGTGAAAATTATGGATGCCGCAGGATATGAAGTGGCAAATGCAAGTGCTGCTGGCGCAGATATCGTAACCATCTTGGCACAAGCAGAAGATGCATCGATCAAAGGCGCTGTTGAAGAAGCTAAAAAGCAAGGCAAAGAAATTTTAGTGGACATGATTGCTGTTAAAGACATTAAAACACGCGCTATCGAGCTTGATGCTTTAGGCGCTGATTATATTTGCGTTCATACAGGCTATGATTTGCAGGCAGAAGGCAAAGATTCATTTGCTGACCTGCGCACAATCAAGAGCGTAGTTAAAAATTCTAAAGTCGCTATCGCTGGCGGCATTAAATTAGAAACATTAGCTGAAGTGATTAAAGAACAACCGGATTTGATTGTTGTTGGCGGCGGCATTACAAGCAAAGACGATAAAAAAGCAGAAGCCGAAAAAATCTACAGCATGATTCAAGAAGGCGCAGCTGTTTAA
- the hxlB gene encoding 6-phospho-3-hexuloisomerase, protein MQTTGYTKEIINELQKVLAGIDEASTENLVDALLASNKVLVAGSGRSGFMAKSFVMRLMHIGLDPYIVGETVTPNLEPGDLFIVASGSGETPSLVAMAEKAVKIGATIAAVTIHPDSKVGKLADIVIEVPAQAKADGDSGKSIQPMGSLFEQSLLLFFDSLILKLMETKEIGSQTMYGRHANLE, encoded by the coding sequence ATGCAGACAACGGGCTATACAAAAGAAATTATAAATGAACTCCAAAAAGTTTTAGCTGGAATTGATGAAGCCAGCACTGAAAATTTGGTGGATGCCCTGCTTGCTTCGAATAAAGTACTCGTAGCAGGCAGTGGCCGTTCAGGCTTCATGGCTAAATCTTTTGTTATGCGCTTGATGCATATCGGGCTTGATCCGTATATTGTTGGCGAAACTGTAACCCCGAACTTGGAACCCGGCGATCTATTTATTGTCGCTTCCGGTTCAGGCGAAACGCCGAGCTTAGTGGCAATGGCTGAAAAAGCAGTGAAAATCGGTGCCACAATTGCTGCAGTAACGATTCATCCGGATTCCAAGGTCGGCAAGCTGGCTGATATTGTAATAGAAGTTCCTGCCCAAGCAAAAGCGGATGGCGACAGCGGTAAATCAATTCAGCCGATGGGCTCGCTGTTTGAACAATCGTTGTTGTTATTTTTTGACTCCCTCATTTTAAAATTGATGGAAACAAAAGAAATAGGTTCCCAAACAATGTACGGCCGACATGCAAATCTCGAATAG
- a CDS encoding nucleotidyltransferase domain-containing protein — MKMLVQEQAIAKICASLEQDPHIKAIFVKGSIGRNEHDEHSDIDLYCLVNREHEKKFLTSRKRHLEAYRQIIFEDDIFIVAPQMIAVFDDLLHIDLFTVTLDSFPEKDYFRVLYDPEELLVRFKTTQNLELAEEEFRDAVIDVAWFLFQYKKASARGNDIWATRMLTSVLDHLARVLLHKYAPHRAQLGVKALEKLLPQPIFEKVKDIFGQVTPMEHQAAAAKISELVANEMEWLATVLPENASSEILLQRMIEFHSSKEKGQ; from the coding sequence ATGAAGATGCTCGTGCAAGAACAAGCTATTGCAAAAATTTGTGCCAGTTTAGAACAGGACCCACACATAAAAGCCATTTTTGTCAAAGGGTCAATTGGCAGAAATGAACACGATGAACATTCTGATATAGATCTCTATTGCCTGGTCAATAGAGAACACGAAAAGAAATTTTTAACTTCACGGAAGCGCCATTTAGAAGCTTACCGGCAAATTATTTTTGAAGATGATATTTTTATCGTTGCCCCTCAAATGATAGCCGTCTTTGATGATCTTTTGCACATTGACTTGTTTACCGTGACCCTCGACTCTTTTCCTGAAAAAGATTATTTTCGTGTTCTGTATGATCCAGAAGAGCTGTTGGTACGGTTTAAAACAACCCAAAATCTGGAACTTGCAGAAGAAGAATTTCGTGACGCTGTCATCGATGTAGCCTGGTTTCTGTTTCAGTACAAAAAAGCAAGCGCCAGAGGCAATGATATTTGGGCAACACGGATGCTGACAAGCGTTCTGGACCATTTAGCTCGAGTATTGCTGCATAAATACGCACCGCATAGAGCGCAGCTTGGCGTGAAAGCCCTTGAAAAGTTATTGCCACAGCCAATTTTTGAAAAAGTGAAAGATATATTTGGACAAGTGACGCCTATGGAACACCAAGCTGCAGCTGCTAAAATCAGCGAGCTGGTCGCCAATGAAATGGAGTGGCTGGCAACAGTTTTGCCAGAGAACGCTTCAAGTGAAATTTTGCTTCAGCGAATGATTGAATTTCACTCGAGTAAAGAGAAGGGGCAATGA
- a CDS encoding adenylate/guanylate cyclase domain-containing protein, whose protein sequence is MKAKSYVFEQEFALPKETIWKLISDNNRMNSYIGVFPVKFSPVKKEGSGVFFRGAQAKAAGLLPLEWKEFPFEWEENGNYQVERRFGEGPLVSYTWGMELADSSDATGVKTTVRVVAEYIPRTVLGIAAISAIGVKSMKNALKYIEEYREAGADFRNIPQKPVNAKVNLPELNRLEAQLKKRPIDAAYIQMLHAYLIEKSDHDVAHMEPIRIAKQWKRDPEEVLRVLLYATKDGILNLSWNLICPNCRVSKVEYTALSELQKEFHCDLCGINYDANFDQFVELHFSVHPSVRKAYAEVYCLGAPQITPHIKVQKIIKKGNTIGFPIPESFEDLRLRTLQANDMVAIDPTTPISDNAVLEYRSHGWSQSTVARHSEVQITNSSQQDIIVVLEQSAWSGETITAAKVTAMQEFRDLFSSEVLSPGHQIGIGHVTIMFTDLKNSTSLYETVGDATAYGEVNRHFEFLTNWINKNSGSVVKTIGDAVMAVFHSQEDGLHAALQIQQHVAGFNNIGNKEFALKIGLYSGPAMVVNSNDRLDYFGRTVNLAARIQGQGAGGDVVISRDFLDQFNMQRIIAENEFHVETFQANLKGIEEKVELARLSLNVPNEEQTEMVASLIS, encoded by the coding sequence ATGAAAGCAAAATCATATGTATTCGAACAGGAATTTGCATTGCCAAAAGAAACCATTTGGAAATTGATCAGTGATAATAACCGGATGAATTCTTATATTGGGGTTTTTCCAGTAAAATTCAGCCCGGTTAAAAAAGAAGGCTCCGGCGTTTTTTTCCGTGGAGCTCAAGCAAAAGCCGCTGGCTTACTTCCGCTAGAATGGAAAGAGTTTCCGTTTGAATGGGAAGAAAACGGAAACTACCAAGTAGAGCGGCGTTTCGGTGAAGGTCCACTCGTTTCCTATACGTGGGGAATGGAACTGGCTGACAGCAGTGACGCAACGGGTGTAAAAACAACAGTACGAGTAGTCGCCGAATACATTCCACGGACCGTTTTGGGGATTGCGGCCATTTCTGCTATTGGTGTCAAATCGATGAAAAATGCTTTGAAATACATTGAAGAGTATAGGGAAGCCGGAGCAGACTTTCGGAATATCCCACAAAAACCAGTTAATGCCAAAGTGAATTTGCCTGAGTTGAATCGCCTTGAAGCTCAATTAAAAAAGCGGCCGATTGACGCAGCTTATATCCAGATGCTGCACGCGTATTTAATTGAAAAAAGCGACCACGACGTGGCACACATGGAGCCGATCCGAATTGCCAAACAGTGGAAGCGCGATCCAGAAGAAGTGCTTCGGGTTTTATTATATGCCACAAAAGACGGCATATTAAATTTGAGTTGGAATTTGATTTGCCCGAATTGCCGGGTGTCAAAAGTGGAGTATACGGCCTTGTCGGAACTTCAGAAAGAATTTCACTGTGATTTGTGTGGCATTAATTATGATGCCAACTTCGATCAATTTGTTGAACTTCATTTTTCAGTTCATCCTTCAGTCCGGAAAGCCTATGCAGAAGTCTACTGTTTAGGGGCACCGCAAATCACCCCCCATATTAAAGTTCAAAAAATAATTAAAAAAGGGAACACGATTGGGTTCCCAATTCCTGAAAGCTTTGAAGATCTGCGTTTGCGCACCTTGCAAGCCAACGATATGGTAGCTATTGACCCGACCACGCCGATTTCTGACAATGCAGTTCTGGAATATAGAAGCCATGGTTGGAGTCAATCAACTGTCGCCAGGCATTCGGAAGTTCAAATAACCAACTCGAGTCAACAAGACATCATCGTAGTTTTAGAGCAGTCAGCTTGGAGCGGGGAGACAATAACAGCCGCAAAAGTGACAGCTATGCAGGAATTCAGAGATTTGTTTTCGTCCGAAGTGTTGTCGCCCGGGCATCAAATCGGCATTGGCCATGTAACGATCATGTTCACCGACTTGAAAAATTCCACATCTTTATATGAAACAGTAGGGGATGCGACGGCTTACGGCGAAGTAAACCGGCATTTTGAGTTTTTAACAAATTGGATAAACAAAAATTCGGGAAGCGTCGTCAAAACGATTGGGGATGCCGTTATGGCAGTCTTTCATTCGCAGGAGGACGGGCTACATGCAGCACTTCAAATTCAACAGCATGTAGCCGGATTTAACAATATCGGCAACAAAGAGTTTGCTTTGAAAATCGGCTTGTACAGCGGACCAGCTATGGTGGTCAATTCTAATGATCGCTTGGATTATTTCGGAAGAACCGTCAATCTCGCAGCACGCATCCAGGGACAGGGAGCAGGCGGCGACGTGGTCATCAGCCGGGATTTCCTCGATCAGTTCAATATGCAGCGCATCATTGCGGAAAACGAATTTCATGTAGAAACATTCCAGGCGAATTTAAAAGGCATAGAAGAAAAAGTGGAATTAGCGCGCCTCTCTTTGAATGTTCCTAATGAAGAACAGACTGAAATGGTTGCATCTTTAATCAGTTAA
- a CDS encoding DUF3307 domain-containing protein translates to MGKAIYMDQFSYLLIGHFIGDFLLQTGWMAKYKATKWIPLLVHVTIYTLVVGFAGTVSGGLSLGGLGVVFIGHVILDRKTFVSFWVRHIQMAKGSEQVWLAIVADQIFHIILLAVAIALS, encoded by the coding sequence ATGGGGAAAGCAATTTATATGGATCAATTTAGTTATTTGTTAATCGGCCATTTCATCGGGGATTTTTTACTGCAAACCGGATGGATGGCAAAATATAAAGCGACGAAATGGATCCCGCTGCTGGTGCATGTGACCATCTATACACTAGTCGTGGGGTTCGCGGGAACGGTTTCAGGCGGCTTATCCTTAGGCGGGTTGGGTGTAGTTTTTATTGGTCATGTCATTTTGGATCGAAAAACTTTTGTATCGTTTTGGGTGAGACATATTCAGATGGCAAAAGGCTCGGAACAAGTTTGGCTGGCTATTGTTGCCGATCAAATTTTCCATATCATTTTATTGGCTGTAGCCATAGCACTGTCTTAG
- a CDS encoding GAF and HD-GYP domain-containing protein: MTSIKNLELKVQELLSLLEAFKQLNSNIELDDVFENILLQMVQVVAAEAGTLWVLDKETKSIQAVAAYGPSASAILNMKMKIDEGIVGKVIETGQAELIENVSGNANWSDRADHTSGFITKSMITVPLKVKGSVLGALQLLNKKDTAFFSEQDITLAVALANQSALALHNSQMYDELYRMFLSMIRTLAKVLDARDPYTAGHSERVAKYSLWIAKKLGMDGAACDELYKAALLHDIGKIGIPDEILRKPSRLTKGEYETIKQHTIIGADILSNMEPKSALIDAIETARSHHERLDGTGYPDQLKGADIPWFAKIVGVADAFDAMTTARSYSSGLSYKEGAAELVRCKNKLFESEVVDAFLAILEECSYEVDKYEGENGESNLYGSI; this comes from the coding sequence ATGACAAGTATAAAGAATCTTGAACTTAAAGTACAAGAGCTTTTAAGTTTATTAGAAGCTTTCAAACAATTAAATTCAAACATAGAGTTAGATGACGTCTTCGAAAATATCTTGTTGCAGATGGTTCAAGTGGTTGCTGCAGAAGCCGGGACACTTTGGGTGTTAGATAAAGAAACCAAAAGTATTCAAGCAGTTGCCGCATATGGTCCTTCTGCTTCTGCCATCCTGAATATGAAAATGAAAATAGATGAAGGCATAGTCGGCAAAGTCATTGAAACTGGCCAAGCTGAACTGATCGAAAACGTGTCGGGAAATGCCAATTGGTCGGACCGCGCAGATCACACAAGTGGTTTTATTACGAAATCGATGATTACCGTGCCATTAAAAGTAAAAGGTTCAGTACTGGGAGCCCTTCAATTACTTAATAAGAAGGATACTGCGTTTTTCTCAGAACAGGATATTACACTTGCTGTGGCATTAGCCAATCAATCTGCGCTGGCGCTTCACAATAGCCAAATGTATGACGAGCTTTACCGGATGTTCTTAAGCATGATCCGGACATTGGCGAAGGTATTGGACGCGAGAGACCCTTACACGGCTGGGCATTCGGAACGAGTGGCGAAATATTCGCTGTGGATTGCCAAGAAACTTGGGATGGATGGCGCGGCTTGTGATGAGTTGTATAAGGCGGCTTTGCTGCACGACATCGGAAAAATTGGCATTCCGGATGAAATTCTGCGAAAACCGAGCAGGCTGACAAAGGGAGAATATGAAACGATCAAGCAGCATACGATTATTGGGGCGGATATCTTATCGAATATGGAACCAAAGTCAGCTTTAATTGATGCTATTGAAACAGCCCGTTCACATCACGAACGATTGGATGGAACAGGTTATCCCGACCAGTTAAAAGGAGCTGACATTCCTTGGTTTGCAAAAATTGTCGGTGTAGCAGATGCTTTCGATGCAATGACAACTGCCCGTTCCTACAGCAGTGGTTTGTCGTACAAGGAAGGAGCGGCTGAATTGGTTCGTTGCAAAAATAAATTGTTCGAAAGTGAAGTTGTGGATGCTTTTTTAGCGATTTTGGAAGAATGCAGCTATGAAGTGGACAAATACGAAGGTGAGAATGGGGAAAGCAATTTATATGGATCAATTTAG